The genomic DNA CGACGGGCACGGCGACCCCAAGGCTGTCGTCCGCGAGGCCGCCATCGGCTCGGTCCCCGAACACCGTCGCCCCTGGGTCGCGGTGAGCACCCTCGCCCAGGACCTCACCGACGGCATGAAGATCTCCGTCGAGCTGTCCGGCGAGACGCTCCTGGACACCCTCAGGGCCAGCCCGGCCACCGAGTACCTCGTCCTGGAGGAGACCGGCGAGATCTACGGCGTCCTCTCCACGGCCGACGTCGAACGCGCCTTCGTCGCCGCCATGGCCCGCCCCGCGGCCTGAGCCGCTCCGGGCGGGCGGTCGGAGCCCCCGGAAACACCGGTACGCTGGTCACATGTCTGAACCGACCGGTGCCGCCCGCCGACGTGGGCCCTTCAAGGTCGGGGACCAGGTCCAGCTCACCGACCCCAAGGGACGCCACTACACCTTCACGCTCGAAGCCGGAAAGAACTTCCACACCCACAAGGGTTCTTTCCCGCACGACGAGCTGATCGGTGCGCCCGAGGGCAGTGTGGTCCGAACCACGGGAAACGTCGCCTATCTCGCGCTGCGCCCCCTGCTCCCCGACTACGTCCTGTCCATGCCCCGCGGCGCCGCCGTGGTCTACCCCAAGGACGCGGGGCAGATCCTGGCGTTCGCCGACATCTTCCCCGGCGCCCGCGTCGTGGAGGCCGGGGTCGGCTCCGGCTCGCTCTCCACCTTCCTGCTCCGCGCCATCGGCGACCAGGGCATGCTGCACTCGTACGAGCGCCGCGAGGACTTCGCCGAGATCGCCCAGCAGAACGTCGAGCGCTACTTCGGCGAACCGCACCCCGCGTGGCAGCTCACCGTCGGCGACCTGCAGGACAACCTGTCGGACACCGACGTCGACCGGGTCATCCTCGACATGCTCGCCCCCTGGGAGTGCCTGGACGCCGTCGCCAAGGCGCTCGTGCCCGGCGGCATCCTCTGCGCCTACGTCGCGACCACCACCCAGCTCGCCCGGACCGTCGAGTCCATCCGTGAGATGGGCTGCTTCGCCGAGCCGCAGCCCTGGGAATCGATGATCCGTAACTGGCACGTCGAGGGCCTGGCCGTCCGCCCGGACCACCGCATGATCGGCCACACCGGCTTCCTCGTCACCGCCCGTCGCCTCGCCGACGGTGTGGAGGCCCCGCTGCGCCGCCGCCGGCCCGCCAAGGGCGCCTACGGCGAGGACTACGACGGCCCCGGCAGCCAGAGCGGCTCCTCTCGCGGCTGACCCCGCGCAACGTACCGGCGCCGCCGCCGAGTTCCCGGACCGACCCGGGAACTCGGCGGCGGCGCCTTTTCGTTGCCCGCGCGATGGCTGCCTGAACGGGACCGCCCGCCGGGAATCGGGATCCGTACCCACCCCACCGTTCCACTGCCCTGTGAGGTATGGCACGATGCTGGCCACCCCCACCTACGGCGTTCGCCCCACCGGTCCCGTCGTCACTGGGCATCGCCGAACCACAGGAACCACAGGAGACATCCCGCGTGCAGACCTCCGACCTCCCGGACCTCGCGCACACCGACACGACGCCGATGCACTGGCTCGCCACCGCGACCGCCATGGCCGCCGTCATCGCCGGGGCAGGCATGCTCCAGCCCGACGACGCGACCGCCTCGGCCTCCGCCTCGACCTCGCACCGCACGACCGCGCAGCATGGCACCGCAACCGTCGCGGCCCCCGATCCGGCCCGTGTGACCTTCCCGCTGCAGTGCGGGACGGCGGACAGCACCGTTGCCGATCGGGCCCCGGGCGACCTCGACGGCGACGGCCGCCCGGAGACCGTCGCGGTGGTCCACTGCGCGGCCGGATCCGGTACACCGCCGAGCGGTGTCTACGTCCTCACGCAGGGAAGCGGGGCCGCACCTCGGATCGTTGCGACCCTGGTGGACCCCGCGCAGAAGATGAGCGTCGGCGACCTCACCGTGCGTGACGGGATCATCTCCGCCACGCTCCTCGGCTACTCCTCGGTCGACGTCCCGCGCTGCTGCCCCGACCAGCAGGAAAAGGTGACCTGGCAGTGGCGGAACGGCGCTTTCGTCCGTGCCGCGCAGAGCAAGACGGGCAGCGCCTGACCGGTCACTGCGTGCAGCAGGCCGGCCGGGGCGGCCGGATCAGGCAGCTTCGGGACCGTAGACCTCGACCCTGTCCGAAACGCGCCGTACATGAATGCAGTCGCCGGGGCACTCCTTGGCCGAATCGACCACGTCCTGCAGCAGCGGCAGCGGAACGGGCGTCGTCGCCCCCTTGTCCTGCAGCAGCTCGTCCTCGCCGCTCTTCACATAGGCCAGACCATCGATGTCCAGCTCGAACACCTCCGGTGCGTACTGCACGCAGATGCCGTCCCCGGTGCAGAGGTCCTGGTCGATCCAGACCTCCAGATCCTGCGAGTCGCTGCCGGTCGGGGCGTCCTGCTGCACGGTCATTTCTCCTGCCGTTTCCTGCGTATCCGAACCAAAAATGGCCAGCCCTGACGGGTGTTGAACGGTTCGACGATACAACCGGCCGCTTTCCGATGTTGAAGGGTGGGTATTCCCCTGGCGTGAGGGAGAGCGCAAGGGTGAAGATCGGACACGTCCCGGAGTCTTTGTGATCTAGGGGTTTCAATCAGCACCCACCCAGGTAGGGTCAGGAAGCGTCCAGCTCCCCTTGGAGGAGGTGAGGACCGTGGCAGCCCACGACGACGACATCAACCGCGGCATCCGGCCCGGGCGGGGGTCTGAAGACCCAGCCGGCCAGGTCGCCTATCTCGAGCAGGAAATCGCCGTCCTGCGACGTAAGCTCGCCGACTCTCCGCGCCATACGAGGATTCTCGAAGAGCGGATCGTCGAGTTGCAGACCAACCTCGCAGGCGTCTCAGCACAGAACGAGCGGCTCGCAAACACCCTGCGCGAGGCCCGTGACCAGATCGTCGCCCTCAAGGAGGAGGTCGACCGGCTCGCACAGCCACCGGCCGGCTTCGGAGTCTTCCTGCAGGGCAACGAGGACGGTACCTGCGACATCTTCACCGGGGGCCGCAAGCTCCGGGTGAACGTCAGCCCCAGCGTCGAGCTCGACGACCTCCGGCGTGGCCAGGAAGTCATGCTCAACGAAGCGCTCAACGTGGTCGAGGCCATGGAATTCGAGCGGGCAGGGGACATCGTCACCCTCAAGGAGATCCTCGAGGACGGCGAGCGGGCCCTGGTTCTCGGGCACACCGACGAGGAACGGGTGGTACGGCTCGCCGAACCGCTTCTCGACATCAACATCCGGCCCGGCGACGCGCTGCTGCTCGAACCCAGGTCCGGCTACGTCTACGAAGTGGTGCCGAAGAGCGAGGTCGAGGAGCTCGTCCTCGAAGAGGTTCCGGACATCGACTACGACAAGATCGGCGGCCTGGGCGACCAGATCGAGCTGATCCGGGACGCGGTCGAGCTCCCCTACCTCCACCCCGACCTCTTCAAGGAGCACGAGCTGCGGCCGCCGAAGGGCATCCTGCTCTACGGCCCGCCCGGCTGCGGCAAGACGCTCATTGCCAAGGCCGTCGCCAACTCCCTGGCCAAGAAGGTCGCCGAGGTGACCGGGCAGCCCGCAGGCAAGAGCTACTTCCTCAACATCAAGGGCCCTGAGCTCCTCAACAAGTACGTCGGTGAGACCGAGCGGCACATCCGCCTCGTCTTCCAGCGGGCCCGTGAGAAGGCGAGCGAGGGTACCCCCGTCATCGTCTTCTTCGACGAGATGGAGTCGCTCTTCCGCACCCGCGGATCGGGCGTCAGCTCGGACGTGGAGAACACCATCGTTCCGCAGCTGCTCGCCGAGATCGACGGTGTGGAGGGGTTGGAGAACGTCATCGTGATCGGCGCCTCCAACCGTGAGGACATGATCGACCCGGCCATCCTGCGGCCCGGCCGCCTCGATGTGAAGATCAAGATCGAGCGTCCGGACGCGGAGGCCGCGAAGGACATCTTCGCGAAGTACCTCACGGCTTCCCTGCCCCTGCACGCGGACGACCTCGCCGAGCACACCGGCTCCAAGGAAGCCGCGGCGCACGCCATGATCCAGTCCGTCGTCGAGCGGATGTACACCGAGTCCGAGGAGAACCGCTTCCTCGAGGTCACGTACGCCAACGGCGACAAGGAAGTCCTGTACTTCAAGGACTTCAACTCCGGCGCGATGATCCAGAACATCGTCGACCGGGCCAAGAAGATGGCCATCAAGGCCTTCCTCGACCAGGGCCAGAAGGGCCTTCGCGTCTCCCACCTCCTCCAGGCATGCGTGGACGAGTTCAAGGAGAACGAGGACCTTCCCAACACCACCAACCCCGACGACTGGGCCAGGATCTCCGGCAAGAAGGGCGAGCGGATCGTCTTCATCCGTACGCTCGTCACCGGAAAACAGGGCGCAGACACGGGTCGCTCCATCGACACGGTGGCAAACACCGGGCAGTACCTGTAGAACGCAGACCGGCTGCGGATGCCCGGCCGGGCATCCGCAGCCGGTTGCTTTCCGGACAGCTCCCACGACACCGGAGCAATGACGTAATTGATCTCCCCACCAGCGCAGAGGCGCTCTAGGCTCTTCCGTACCGCCCGGTCGCGCAGTGCGGGGACGGGCACCGCACACGCACCGGACAAGCAGCGGTACTTGAGCGCCGATCCCGGAAGGGAACGCCGCCGGGCAAGGAGGGCCGCATGACCGTACGGCGAGTAATGGGCATCGAGACGGAGTACGGCATCTCCGTGCCCGGCCACCCCAACGCCAATGCCATGCTCACCTCGTCCCAGATCGTCAACGCCTACGCGGCGGCGATGCACCGGGCGCGACGCGCCCGCTGGGACTTCGAGGAGGAGAACCCGCTGCGAGACGCGCGAGGCTTCGACCTCGCCCGCGAGACCGCCGACTCCAGTCAGCTGACCGACGAGGACATCGGCCTCGCCAACGTCATCCTCACCAACGGGGCACGGCTCTACGTCGACCACGCGCACCCCGAGTACAGCTCGCCGGAGGTCACCAACCCGCGGGACGCGGTCCTGTGGGACAAGGCCGGCGAACGCATCATGGCGGAGGCCGCCGAACGCGCGGCCCAGCTGCCCGGCGCCCAGCCGATCCACCTCTACAAGAACAACACCGACAACAAGGGCGCCTCGTACGGCACGCACGAGAACTACCTGATGAAGCGGGAGACCCCGTTCTCGGACATCGTGCGCCACCTGACCCCGTTCTTCGTCTCCCGCCAGGTCGTCACCGGGGCCGGCCGCGTCGGTATCGGCCAGGACGGCCACGAGCACGGCTTCCAGATCAGCCAGCGGGCGGACTACTTCGAGGTCGAGGTCGGCCTGGAGACCACGCTCAAGCGCCCCATCATCAACACCCGCGACGAGCCGCACTCCGACGCCGAGAAGTACCGCCGCCTGCATGTGATCATCGGCGACGCGAACCTGTCGGAGATCTCCACGTATCTCAAGCTCGGCACCACGGCGCTCGTCCTGTCCATGATCGAGGACGGCTTCATCAATGTCGACCTCGCCGTCGACCAGCCGGTGCGCACCCTGCACCACGTCTCCCACGACCCCTCGCTGCAGCATCTCATCACGCTGCGTAGCGGTCGGACGCTCACCGCGGTGCAGCTCCAGATGGAGTACTTCGAGCTCGGCCGCAAGTACGTCGAGGAGCGGTACGGGGCGGACGCCGACGAGCAGACCAAGGACGTCCTGATCCGCTGGGAGGACACGCTCAACCGGCTGGAGAACGATCCGATGAGCCTCTCCGGGGAGCTCGACTGGATCGCCAAGCGGGAGCTCATGGAGGGCTACCGCCGGCGCGACAGTCTGGACTGGGACGCGCCCCGGCTGCACCTGGTGGACCTCCAGTACGCCGACGTGAGGGCCGAGAAGGGCCTCTACAACCGTCTGGTGGCCCGCGGCAAGATGAAGCGCCTGCTGGACGAGAACGAGGTCGAACAGGCCCGTGCGAAGCCTCCGGAGGACACCAGGGCGTACTTCCGTGGCCGCTGCCTGGAACAGTACGCGGACGACGTCGCCGCTGCCTCCTGGGACTCGGTGATCTTCGATCTGCCGGGCCATGACTCCTTGCAGCGGGTGCCCACCCTGGAACCCCTCCGTGGGACCCGTAACCACGTCAAGGAGCTCCTGGACCGCTGTCGTACGGCGGAAGAGCTGGTCCGGGTGCTGTCCGGCGGCTGAAATGGCCGCGATCAGGGAATCATCGAGATGGCCCCCGTGCGTTGAGACAAGTACCGGGCCAATGTCGGACCCCGTAGGTAGGGTCTGATCAAGTGCTTCGAACCGAGCGGGGTGAGCTACATGGCGACCAAGGACACCGGCGGCGGACAGCAGAAGGCGACACGCTCCACCGAGGAGGTCGAGGAGCAGGCGCAGGAAGCGCAGGCTTCGGAGGACCTCAAGGAGCGGCAGGAGAAGCTGAGCGACGATGTCGACTCGGTTCTGGACGAGATCGACGACGTCTTGGAGGAGAACGCCGAGGACTTCGTCCGTTCCTTCGTTCAGAAGGGTGGACAGTAGTCCACTCATGTGAACAAGGGGGAGTGGTGTGGTGCGCGCGGTGCGGGCGAAGGAGGCCCGTGCCGCGCGGCCGCAACCGGCACTTCGGACTTCGCAAGCTTCCCCTGCAGACCATGTGGATCACCGCCACGAGACGGGTAGGGTCCGTGGCGTACCGTGCTTCAACTGCAATTCGGCCATCGGCACGTTGGGAGATGATCCTGACACCTTCCGCAGGGCCATCGCTTACCTGGAGGGAAACGCGTGGAAGCCAACACTCGTAGCACCGGGCGTCTACCAGCTGCCTTCCTGACGCCGGGATCCTCTTCGTTCATGGACTTCCTGTCCGACCAGTCGCCCGAGATGCTCCCGGGCAACCGGCACCTGCCGCCCCTGCAGGGGGCCATCGAGGCGCCGCACGGGACGACCATCGTCGCCGCGACGTTCCCGGGCGGCGTGGTGCTCGCCGGTGACCGGCGGGCGACCATGGGCAACATGATCGCGCAGCGCGACATCGAGAAGGTCTTCCCGGCCGACGAGTACTCGGCGGTGGGCATCGCCGGCACGGCCGGTCTCGCGGTGGAGATGGTCAAACTCTTCCAGCTGGAGCTGGAGCACTTCGAGAAGGTCGAGGGAGCCCAGCTCTCCCTGGAGGGCAAGGCGAACCGGCTCTCCACGATGATCCGCAGCAATCTGGCCATGGCCATGCAGGGCCTCGCCGTGGTCCCGCTCTTCGCCGGCTTCGACGTCGACCGGGAGAAGGGCCGGATCTTCTCGTACGACGTCACCGGCGGGCGGTCCGAGGAGCTCGGCTATGCGGCCACCGGCTCCGGTTCGATCTTCGCCCGCGGCTCGATGAAGAAGCTCTACCGCGAGGACCTGACGGAGCAGCAGACGCTCACCCTGGTCGTACAGGCTCTGTACGACGCCGCGGACGACGACTCGGCGACCGGTGGTCCGGATGTGGCCCGGCGGATCTATCCGATCGTCACCGTCATCACCGACGAGGGCTTCAGGAAGCTCACCGAGGCGGAATCCTCCGAGATCGCCCGGGCGATCCTGGAGCGCCGGATGGAACAGCCCGACGGCCCGCGTGCCGCGCTGCTCTGATCCCGGTTCCAGGGCCTCTTCGATGGACTCGTCACTGACAGAAAGGGACGGATAGCCGGTGTCGACGCCGTTCTATGTCTCACCTCAGCAGGCCATGGCCGACCGGGCGGAATACGCCCGGAAGGGCATCGCCCGTGGTCGCAGCCTGGTTGTGCTGCAGTACGCCGACGGCATTGTGTTCGTCGGCGAGAACCCGTCCCGTGCGCTGCACAAGTTCAGCGAGATCTATGACCGGATCGGGTTCGCCGCTGCCGGTAAGTACAACGAATACGAGAATCTGCGCATCGGCGGTGTCCGGTACGCAGATCTGCGCGGATACACGTACGACCGTGACGATGTGACGGCCCGCGGACTGGCCAACGTCTATGCGCAGACGCTGGGCACCATTTTCTCCAGTGCGGCCGAGAAGCCGTACGAGGTGGAGCTGGTGGTCGCCGAAGTCGGCACCAGGCCCGAGGGCGACCAGATCTACCGGCTGCCGCACGACGGCTCGATCGTGGACGAGCACGGCTCCGTCGCGGTCGGCGGCAACGCGGAGCAGATCAGTACGTTCCTGGACCAGCGCCACCGGGACGGGATGACGCTGGCCGAGGCGCTCAAACTGGCCGTGCAGGCGCTGTCCCGTGATCCCAACGGGAGTGAGCGGGAGATCCCCGCCGAGCGTCTCGAGGTTGCGGTCCTGGACCGTACGAGGCCTCAGCAGCGGAAGTTCAAGCGGATCGTCGGGCGGCAGCTGGCACGGCTGCTGGAGGCGGACGGTGGCTCCGCGCCGACGGACGCCCCCTCCGACATCGAGGACGGCGAGGGTTCCGGGTCCTCCGCGAGCACCACGGATGCCACCGGGTCCACCGATTCGGGTGGCGACGTGGAGTCCCCCGACAACAAGTAGCCCGTCGCTGTGACCGTGCCCCGGTCCGCCGTTCCCGGCGGGCCGGGGCACAGTCATGACCGGTGCGGTGGGGGTGCGGAGGAGCCGCGCACGACCAGGTGCACGGGCAGGCTGCCGGGTTCGGCCGGGCGGCCGTCCAGGACGGCCAGCAGAGCGCTCATGCCGCGCTCGCCGACCTGCTCCGCGGGGAGACGCACGGTGGTGAGTTCGGGTTCGACGGCGGTCGCCAGGGCCAGATCGTCGAAGCCGGTGACGGAGACGTCGTCGGGGACCCGGAGCCCGAGCCGACGGGCCGCCTTGCAGGCGCCCGCGGCGAGGATGTCGTCGTCGCAGATGATCGCGGTCGGCCGGGGGCCCGGAGCGGCCAGCGCGTGCTCCGCGGCCTCCCGGCCGGCCCGCACGTCGAGCGCTGCCGGCACGGTCCGTACGACGGCGCCCGGCACCCCCTGTACGGCGTCGTGGACGGCCCGGGCGCGGACGGCGAAGGTCCAGGAATCGATGGCCGACGCGAGATGGATGAAGCGGCGGTGGCCGAGGGTGAGCAGATGGTCCGTCACCTGCCGCATGCCGTCGGCGATGTCGAGGTTGACGCGGGCCGCGACGCCCGTGTCCGAGGGGTCGCTGTCCAGCATGACCAGGGGCAGGTCGGCGCCGTGCAGGGCGCCGAGTGCGTCGGCGGCCATCGAGGAGGCGATGACCCCGTCGAGTGCGGCGCGGGCGGAGGCGAAGGGGTCCCGGGCCGGTCCCGTGCCGTCGGGGGAGGGGTACAGGACGACCCCGAAGCCATGCTCCGCGGCGACCGCGGCGGCACCGGTGTAGACGCGGGCGAAGAACTCGTTCGTGAGGGCGGGGACGACCAGCAGCGCCGTCCTGGTGCGGCCGAGGCGGAGGCTGCGGGCGGCGAGATTCGGCCGGTAGCCGAGGTCCTGGGTGGCGCTGCGGACACGCTCGGCGGTGGCCTCGGAGACCCTGCCACGCCACTTGTCACCCAGCACGAGGGAGACGGTGGCCTGCGAGACGCCTGCGGCCCGCGCGACGTCGCGGCTGGTGGGCCGGGCCGGGGCGGGCTGTGATGCGCTGGTCACGGGGACCTCCGGACGGGTGCGGTGCTGGTGCGTGCGGTGCGGTGGACCTGTGGACTGGGCACATGGTACGTATGAACCTCGACGTTATACGTAAAACGTCGGGCGTCGGAAGGACGTCCGAGAGAGATGGGGGCGAGACATGGCCGCGGGATTTCTGGACATCCTCCGGGCGCGGCATGCCACCCGGCTGCTGGTCGGCACACTGGTGGGCCGGCTGCCCAGCGGCACCGCGCACATCGCGATCGTCCTGTTCACCCGCGCCGAGGGCGGCAGCTACACCCTCGCGGGGGCGCTCGCGGCGGTGTACGGCCTCTCCACGGCGGTCGGGCAGCCACTGCTGGGCCGGGCCGTGGACCTGCACGGCCAGCCTCGCGTCCAGCTCCCCGCGGCCGTGCTGTCCGCGCTGGGCATGGCCCTGCTGGCCCTGGCGGGCCTCGGATCGCTCCCGTTGGCCTACGCGGCCGTGATCGTGGCCGGCGTCTGCACACCGCCGCTGGAGGGCGGCCTGCGGGCCCTGTGGCCGACGGTCCTGGGGCACGAGGACCGGGTGCACCGCGCGTACGCCATGGACGCGGTGGCCCAGGAGGTCATGTTCACGGTGGGGCCGCTGATGGTGACGGTGCTGGTCTCGCTCTGGTCGCCCGCCGCCGCGCTGCTCGTCATCAACGCGATCGGGGTCCTCGGGGCACTCTCGGTGGTGATCTCGGAGCCCTCCCGCACCTGGCGTTCGGCGCCCCGTGAGGCGCACTGGCTGGGCGCTCTGCGGTCACCGGGCCTGCTGGCGCTGCTCGGTTCCTTCTTCTTCGTCGGGCTCGCCCTGGGGTCGATCACGGTGGCCGGTGTCGCGTACGCCGACGACCACGGCCGGGAGTCGGTGTACGGCTGGCTGATGGCCGCGCTCGGACTGGGCGCGCTGATCGGCGGCGTGGCGTACGGGGCGTGGCAGTGGACCGGGGCTCCGGAGCGCAGGCTGCGGGCCATCGTCGCGCTGCTGGCACTCGGCTATCTGCCGTTGATGCTCACGCCCGGGGTGGTGCCGATGACCGTACTGGCCGCATTCGCCGGGGTGTTCCTGGCGCCCGCGATCGCGTGCTCGTTCATCGTGGTGGACCGGCATGCTCCGCGGGGCACGGTGACGGAGGCGTTCTCCTGGCTCGTGACGACGTTCGGGGTCGGCGCGGCGGCCGGAACGGCCTTGGCAGGCCCGGCCGTAGAGCTGGGCGGAACGGCGCAGGGCTTCGCCGTCGCGGGGGCCGGTGGGGTGGTTGCGCTGCTGGTTCTGCTGGCCACGGGAAGGGTCCTCGCAGTTCCCGGGCGTACGGCGGTTGCTGTGCGGGTATCGGAAAATGATCGAAACGGTGCTGTCGAACCCGGTTTCAGCTCGGGCCATAAGGCGTAATGTTCAGTCATGGACCGCCGCATTTTCGGGCTGGAGAACGAGTACGGCGTCACGTGCACGTTCAGGGGACAGCGCCGACTGTCTCCTGACGAAGTGGCGCGCTACCTCTTCCGCCGTGTTGTGTCATGGGGCCGCAGCAGCAATGTCTTTCTGCGGAACGGCGCCCGCCTCTACCTCGACGTGGGATCGCATCCGGAATATGCAACCCCCGAATGCGACAATCTGACCGAGCTGGTCACCCACGACAAGGCAGGCGAGCGCATTCTCGAAGGCCTGCTCGTCGACGCCGAACGCCGCCTGCACGAGGAGGGAATCGCGGGCGACGTCTATCTCTTCAAGAACAACACCGATTCGGCGGGAAACTCCTACGGGTGTCATGAGAACTACCTCGTGGCACGGCACGGAGAATTCTCCCGGCTCGCGGACATCCTCATTCCCTTCCTCGTCACGAGGCAGCTGCTCTGCGGAGCGGGCAAGGTGCTGCAGACCCCGCGAGGCGCGGTCTACTGCGTCAGCCAGCGTGCCGAGCACATCTGGGAGGGCGTCAGTTCCGCGACGACGCGCTCCCGTCCGATCATCAACACGCGTGACGAACCGCACGCCGACGCGGAGCGGTACCGCCGCCTCCATGTCATCGTCGGCGACTCGAACATGTCCGAGACGACGATGCTGCTCAAGGTCGGCGCGACGGACCTGGTGCTCCGGATGATCGAAGCGGGCACGGTGATGCGCGATCTGACGCTGGAGAACCCGATCCGGGCGATCCGCGAGGTCAGCCACGACATCACGGGGCAGCGCAAGGTCCGCCTCGCCAGCGGCCGCGAGGCGTCGGCCATCGAGGTGCAGCGCGAGTACTACGAGAAGGCCGCGGACTTCGTCGATCGCCGAGGCATCCGCACCGGCACCGTCGCCCAGGTCCTGGAGCTGTGGGGCCGCACGCTCGACGCGATCGAGGCCGAGGACCTCGACCGGATCGACACCGAGATCGACTGGGTGATGAAGTACAAGCTCATCGAGCGGTACCGGGCCAAGCACAACATGACCATGTCGCATCCGCGAGTCGCCCAGATAGATCTCGCGTACCACGACATCCACCGTCGGCGCGGGCTGTACTACCTGCTGGAGCGGAAGGGGCAGGCCACCCGTATCTGCAACGACCTGAAGATCTTCGAGGGCAAGTCGGTGCCCCCGCAGACCACCCGGGCGCGGCTGCGCGGCGACTTCATCCGAAGGGCGCAGGAGCAGCGGCGGGACTTCACCGTCGACTGGGTCCATCTCAAGCTCAACGACCAGGCACAGCGCACGGTGTTGTGCAAGGACCCGTTCCGTTCGGTGGACGACCGAGTGGAGAAGTTGATCGCGGGTATGTGAGCCGGCGCAGGACGCGCCCCGGCACTTGTGCGACTCGGGCCCCGTACGTCCTCGTACGGGGCCCTGTGCACGCCCTAGAGTGTCGGGGACTCAACCATCTGTGTCGTCTGAGATCTGAGGAACCAGTGCGCCGACTTGCCGCCCTTCTCGTTGTCCCCCTGCTGCTGTTGACGGCGGCGTGCGGTGGCGACGGCAAGGGCTCCGACTCCGCCTCGAAGAACGGATTCCCCGCGATCACCGCGGGTGCGAAGTTCGGAGAGAAGCCCACCTTGTCCAAGGGACAGGGCGATCCGCCCAAGGAGCTGAAGACGCAGGTCATCAGCGAAGGTGATGGCGCGAAGCTCAAGAACGGCGACGCGATCCAGGTCAACTACCTCGGACAGGCGTGGGACTCCACCAAGCCGTTCGACAACAGTTTCGACCGCAAGCAGCCCTTCGATCTGACGCTCGGTGCGGGCATGGTCATCAAGGGCTGGGACCAGGGCCTCGTCGGCCAGAAGGTCGGCAGTCGCGTCCAGCTGGTCATTCCGCCGGACCTCGGTTACGGCCCGCAGGGCCAGGGCGACATCAAGCCGAACGCCACTCTCGTCTTCGTCGTGGACATCCTGAAGGCCACACAGATCCCGGCGTCCGCCAAGGGCACCGCGGTCGCCCAGGACAACGTCGATCTGCCGAAGGTGGGCGTCAACACCGACGGCAAGGCGCCGTCGGTGAAGATCCCGGAGAAGACCGACCCGCCGACGAAGCTGGTCTCCAACTACATCCTGGAGTCCGACGGTGACGTCATCAAGGAGACCGACAGCGTCGTCGTGAACTACGTGGGCCTGCTGTGGAAGGACGGAAAGACGTTCGACAGCACCTACGCCCAGGGCAAGACTCAGACCTTCCCGCTGGCGCAGGTCACGCTCAAGGGCCTGAAGAACGGTCTGATCGGCAAGAAGATCGGCAGCCGTGTCCTGCTGGTGATCCCGCCGGACCAGGCGTTCGGCGACAAGGCGCAGCAGTCCATCCCCGCCAAGTCCACCCTGGTGTTCGCCGTGGACCTGCTGGCAAAGATGTAAGACTGTCCCGGTTGTCCAGTTCATCATTTGGAGGAGCAGTTCAGTGAGCATCGAGAAGCCCGAGATCGACTTCCCGGGTGGCGAGCCGCCGGCCGACCTGGAGATCAAGGACATCTGGGAGGGCGACGGCGCGATCGCCAAGGCCGGCGACATGGTCAAGGTCCACTACGTGGGCGTGGCCTTCTCCACCGGCGAGGAGTTCGACGC from Streptomyces sp. NBC_01707 includes the following:
- a CDS encoding FKBP-type peptidyl-prolyl cis-trans isomerase, which gives rise to MRRLAALLVVPLLLLTAACGGDGKGSDSASKNGFPAITAGAKFGEKPTLSKGQGDPPKELKTQVISEGDGAKLKNGDAIQVNYLGQAWDSTKPFDNSFDRKQPFDLTLGAGMVIKGWDQGLVGQKVGSRVQLVIPPDLGYGPQGQGDIKPNATLVFVVDILKATQIPASAKGTAVAQDNVDLPKVGVNTDGKAPSVKIPEKTDPPTKLVSNYILESDGDVIKETDSVVVNYVGLLWKDGKTFDSTYAQGKTQTFPLAQVTLKGLKNGLIGKKIGSRVLLVIPPDQAFGDKAQQSIPAKSTLVFAVDLLAKM
- the pafA gene encoding Pup--protein ligase — protein: MDRRIFGLENEYGVTCTFRGQRRLSPDEVARYLFRRVVSWGRSSNVFLRNGARLYLDVGSHPEYATPECDNLTELVTHDKAGERILEGLLVDAERRLHEEGIAGDVYLFKNNTDSAGNSYGCHENYLVARHGEFSRLADILIPFLVTRQLLCGAGKVLQTPRGAVYCVSQRAEHIWEGVSSATTRSRPIINTRDEPHADAERYRRLHVIVGDSNMSETTMLLKVGATDLVLRMIEAGTVMRDLTLENPIRAIREVSHDITGQRKVRLASGREASAIEVQREYYEKAADFVDRRGIRTGTVAQVLELWGRTLDAIEAEDLDRIDTEIDWVMKYKLIERYRAKHNMTMSHPRVAQIDLAYHDIHRRRGLYYLLERKGQATRICNDLKIFEGKSVPPQTTRARLRGDFIRRAQEQRRDFTVDWVHLKLNDQAQRTVLCKDPFRSVDDRVEKLIAGM
- a CDS encoding LacI family DNA-binding transcriptional regulator, which gives rise to MTSASQPAPARPTSRDVARAAGVSQATVSLVLGDKWRGRVSEATAERVRSATQDLGYRPNLAARSLRLGRTRTALLVVPALTNEFFARVYTGAAAVAAEHGFGVVLYPSPDGTGPARDPFASARAALDGVIASSMAADALGALHGADLPLVMLDSDPSDTGVAARVNLDIADGMRQVTDHLLTLGHRRFIHLASAIDSWTFAVRARAVHDAVQGVPGAVVRTVPAALDVRAGREAAEHALAAPGPRPTAIICDDDILAAGACKAARRLGLRVPDDVSVTGFDDLALATAVEPELTTVRLPAEQVGERGMSALLAVLDGRPAEPGSLPVHLVVRGSSAPPPHRS
- a CDS encoding MFS transporter — protein: MAAGFLDILRARHATRLLVGTLVGRLPSGTAHIAIVLFTRAEGGSYTLAGALAAVYGLSTAVGQPLLGRAVDLHGQPRVQLPAAVLSALGMALLALAGLGSLPLAYAAVIVAGVCTPPLEGGLRALWPTVLGHEDRVHRAYAMDAVAQEVMFTVGPLMVTVLVSLWSPAAALLVINAIGVLGALSVVISEPSRTWRSAPREAHWLGALRSPGLLALLGSFFFVGLALGSITVAGVAYADDHGRESVYGWLMAALGLGALIGGVAYGAWQWTGAPERRLRAIVALLALGYLPLMLTPGVVPMTVLAAFAGVFLAPAIACSFIVVDRHAPRGTVTEAFSWLVTTFGVGAAAGTALAGPAVELGGTAQGFAVAGAGGVVALLVLLATGRVLAVPGRTAVAVRVSENDRNGAVEPGFSSGHKA